Within the Micromonospora citrea genome, the region TCGGCGTAGAGCGCTGGCTTGAGCACCCGGTCGATGCTGCGCGACCCCTCGGAGACGATCTCGACCATCAGCATCACCTCGTGGGGCCGGTAGTGCGAGGGGTTGCGCGAGGCCGCGCCCAGCTCCGTGACCAGCACGTCGGGGATGAAGGCCCGGGTGCGGGAGAGCCGCACCTCGACGCCCTGCGTGACGTCGAGGTCGGCGGGGCAGCTTTCCTGAAGAGCCGCACCGAGCATCAGTGCGATCGACTGGTGGAGTCGCGTGGGGGAGGGCGACACGATGAGGCTGCCGTCCAGGAGTTCATGACAGCGGCCGTCGTCGGGCAGGCGGTCGAGGTCGTCGACCGTCCACCCGCCCGGCGGCGGAAAGTCGCCCTGCAGCGCGGCGGTCATGGCGAGCCCTTTCCGGTGCGTCGTTCTCCCCACGGTCACGGTACCGCCGGCAGACCCCGGGTGG harbors:
- a CDS encoding Uma2 family endonuclease, which gives rise to MTAALQGDFPPPGGWTVDDLDRLPDDGRCHELLDGSLIVSPSPTRLHQSIALMLGAALQESCPADLDVTQGVEVRLSRTRAFIPDVLVTELGAASRNPSHYRPHEVMLMVEIVSEGSRSIDRVLKPALYAEADIPYFWRIETESGIVVHTHKLDPAKRVYVEQARMTDGILVPEPWEIDIPLSRITPRSR